Proteins co-encoded in one Paracrocinitomix mangrovi genomic window:
- a CDS encoding J domain-containing protein, protein MENLYDILEIDIDAEEKVIKRAYRKLALKWHPDKNSDPTAHDKFIKINEAYEILSNPEKKEVYDSLLRDELLKSVITVYSKESEKEHDYNSFNQWKHEAKMSANERAKMPFQEFKEFVGDIVRGTINFFNVIFMGAMYIAWGPYGLIYSIIKLVEVINNFGTENVGIWQVFITIVFVLVTSFVTLGGGVAIVKFLRDNL, encoded by the coding sequence TTGGAAAATCTATATGACATACTTGAAATTGATATAGATGCGGAAGAAAAAGTTATTAAACGGGCCTACAGAAAACTTGCTTTGAAATGGCATCCTGATAAGAATTCCGATCCAACTGCCCACGACAAATTCATAAAAATTAATGAAGCATATGAGATTCTTTCGAATCCCGAAAAGAAAGAAGTATATGATTCGTTATTGCGTGATGAATTATTAAAATCTGTAATTACAGTATACTCGAAGGAATCCGAAAAAGAACATGATTACAATTCATTTAATCAATGGAAACATGAAGCGAAGATGTCGGCCAATGAAAGGGCGAAAATGCCATTTCAAGAGTTCAAAGAATTTGTCGGAGACATTGTAAGAGGTACAATTAACTTCTTTAATGTCATTTTTATGGGGGCCATGTATATAGCATGGGGTCCATATGGTTTGATTTATTCAATCATTAAATTGGTGGAAGTAATCAATAATTTTGGAACTGAAAATGTTGGAATTTGGCAAGTATTTATTACCATAGTTTTTGTCTTAGTCACCTCTTTTGTTACGTTAGGTGGAGGTGTCGCTATAGTTAAGTTTCTAAGAGACAATCTATAA